In Halorussus halophilus, the DNA window TTCGAGGACCACCGAACTGGTGAACTGCTGAGCGTGCTGAGCAACGACGTGAACCAACTCGAATCGTTTCTCAACGATGGCGTGAGTTCCGCGCTCCGGATTTTGGTCGTCGTTGCTGGCATCGGTGCGATTATGTTCGCGTTGAATCCGCTACTCGCGCTGGTCGCGCTCGTTCCGATTCCCGTGCTGGCCATCTTCACCGCGCGGTTCACGAAAATCATCCAGCCGAAGTACGCCAGAATGCGAGCGAGCGTCGGCACGCTGAACACGCGCCTCGAAAACAACCTCGGCGGGATGGAGACGATTCTCACCGAGAGCGCCGAGCGGTTCGAAACCGAGCGGGTCACTGACGCGTCTCGGGAGTACTACGATGCGAACTGGGACGCGATTCGTACGCGCATCACGTTCTTCCCCGCGTTGGCCATCATCTCGGGACTCGGCTTCGCGCTCACCTTCGCCGTCGGTGGCTACTGGGTGCTGGTCGGCCCGCCGCCGTTCTTCTCGGGGAGTCTGACTGCTGGCGAGTTCGTCACTTTCGTCATCTACACCCAGCAGTTCATCTGGCCGATTGCACAGTTCGGACAGATTATCAACGGCTACCAGCGCGCGAGAGCGTCCAGTTCTCGCGTCTACGAGCTTCTCAACGCGAACCCGGATCTGCCCGAGAAGCCTGACGCAGAAGCCCTGCGCGTCACCGAGGGGGCCGTCGAGTTCGACCACGTGACGTTCAGGTACGCCCGCGAAGGAAACGGAGACGAAGATACCGACGACCAACCGCCGACGCTCACCGACATCGACCTCGACGTGCCGGGCGGCGCGACGGTGGGCGTCGTCGGCCCGACGGGCGCGGGGAAATCGACACTGCTGAAACTGCTCGTACGTCTCTACGACCCCGACGATGGAGCAATCCGAATCGACGGCACCGACGTGCGAGACGTGACTCAGCGGAGTCTGCGCAGAGCGGTGGGCTACGTCAGCCAAGAGCCGTTCCTCTTCGACGGAACCGTGCGCGAGAACATCGCGTACGGCACCTTCGACGCGAGTAACGACGAAATCGAGACTGCGGCACGAGCGGCCGCCGCTCACGAGTTCGTCCAGAATCTACCGGCGGGCTACGACACGGAAGTCGGCGAGCGCGGCGTGAAACTCTCGGGCGGCCAGAAACAGCGGGTCGCCATCGCCCGCGCCGTGCTAAAGGACCCAGAAATCCTCGTCTTCGACGAGGCGACGAGTCACGTGGACGCCGAAACCGAAGCGCTCGTCCAGCGCAGTCTCACCGCGCTGGCGGCCGACCGGACCACGTTCGTCATCGCCCACCGCCTCTCGACGGTCCGGGACGCCGACGCAATCGTCGTACTGGACGACGGGAAAATCGTCGAACAGGGCACTCACGAAGAACTGCTGGAACTCGACGGTCTTTACGCGAACCTCTGGCGTGTCCACGTCGGCGATGTGGGCGACCTCCCCGAGGAGTTTCTCCGACGAGTCGCCGAACGCGGGTCAAAAATCGAGTTCGACGGGAGCGAAACGGGCGAGGACGGGGAGTTCGAGTTCGCGCCGTAGAGTTAGAAGTCGTCCAGTCGCGTCTGGTCCCCGAGAAACGCTCGCGCGTCCCGGTCGAACTCCGTCTGCAAGGTGTCTGCAAACTCCGTGTCGAAGCCGTGGTGAGTGTACACTACGTCGGGGTCTACGGCCTCCACGACCGATATCAGTTCGTCGTAGTCGCAGTGGTCGGTCAGTGGGAACGTCTCGTCGTAGCCACCGCGGTAACGGAACGATTCCTCGACTGCCCACCCTGAGAACCCGACTTTCAGGCCGTCGTGTCGAGTGACCAGTTTTTCGACCCACTCCCTTCGGGCGAAGTGACTCGGCAGGACGACAATTTCGTCGCCCGCGAGGCCATCGGCCTCGGAGTACGTCTCTGCCGGAAAGTCGAGGTCAGTTGCCGACTCGATGGCGTCGTTTACTCTCCGAATCGAGTCGTAGACGACGAGTGGGCGGTTCGTCGCCTCGCGGGCGAGCCACTGGAGTTTCTGGGCGCGGCCGAGCGAGTAGCCGAACAGGAACAGCGGCCGGTCGTCGTGGTCCCGAAGCCAGTCTCGAATCTGGTTCTGAAGCTCCGCTTCGGGTGGGAATCGGTACGCCGGGTTTCCGTACGTCGTCTCCATCACCAACACGTCTGCATCGACCGGTTCGAACCCCTCCAGATAGCACCGGTCTCGAACCGAGAAGTCGCCGGTGTAGAGAACGCGAGTCGGGCGGCCACGACCGCCCGACTCGCGCACGTGAGGAGACTTCGACACCTCGGAGTCACTCGAACAGGTCGTCTCGACCAGCGCGGCCCGCGACCCGACGACGTGACCGGAGGGAAGCAAGGTAATTTCGTCGGTCCCTTCGCTGAACTTCGGAACTGCCGCCCCGGTTCGGACTTCTACGATGGCCGCCGTCTCCGCGGAGCAGACGACGGTCTCCGGCGTCCGTCGAAACGTGTGGTCGGCGTGGGCGTGACTGACGACGTTCACGTCGCCCACCGCGCTCGACGCGTCGGCGACCACGGTTCGGCCCGCTCCCAAATCGACGTGAATTCCGTCTTTTCGGCGCACCGCCATCGGGTCTCACTCTGGGCTACGTCGCTATCAGGCTGTGGGTTCCGCGCCTCCTCACGTGGCGAGTGCACTATCCAGCCTGACTATCCGGCCACACCACCGTTTCCGCTGTCCGCCCTTGGTGCTTTTACTCACGCGGGCCGTCTCTCCGGCAGATGCTCAGGCTCTCCATCCGCCGCTGTCCGAACTGCTGGTACGTCGGGCCGACGCGAAAATTCGCCAACGAACGGGGCGAGGAGTACGCCTGCCCACGATGCGGACGCGAAGTCGAGGCTCCGGACCCGCGACTGAACTGACGGCTCGACGCGCTTGACCCACACCATCGTTTCCGCTGTCCTATTTAGACACTTCGACCGCGCCGACCATCGTCGCTGGATTCGTCGTGCTGACGTACTCGGCCATCTCCTCGACGGCGACGAAGCGGAGCGTCTGGACCTCGCCCACTGCTCGAACCACGCCGCTTCGAGCGACCCGGCTATCGAGCGTCGTCGCCGTCGTGTCGGTGAAGTTGTCACCTCGGCGTCTCCGCCTGTTTTGTCTGCCGCCGGGACAGACGGTCGTCCCCGTGGTGCCGTCGAAGAACCGACCGCCAGTCGTGCCGTTGAAGAACCCATCGGCGGTTCCCGTAGTGTCGTCGAAGAACTCACCGTCGGTCGTATCGTTAAAGAAGTCGTCCACGGTTTCGGTCGTGTCGTTGAGGAACCTGTCACCGGTGGTCTCGTCGAAGAAGCCATCATCCGTCGTGTCGTTGAAAAACCTGCCGTCCGTCGTGTCGGTGAAGTTCCCGTCAACGGTCTCGCTGGTGAAATCCTCGCCTCTGCCAGTCGTCCCGTTGAATCGATTGCGGATGCGGCGTCTGACGCGACAGTTCACCGTTCCGGTGGTTCCCGTCACCGTCTCCGTCGTGCCTTGTCCGGTCAGTCGTGCACCAGTCGTTCGGATGACCGGCAGGTAGTCGCCGCTGGAATCTCGGAAGGCGAAGTTCTGTGGGTCGCCGCTCGCGTTCTTCCACGCGAGTTCGTAGACGCCACCCGCCCGAAGTTCGAGCGTCGGATTCGTCTGGCCTGCAATCGCCTTCGGCGACCCGCCTCGCCACCCCTGCGTTCTCGCGCTCAGTCGGAAGGCCGCCGTCTGTTGCTCTCGCTCGTCGGTCAGTGCCTCGCGGGCCATCGAGACGCCGCCGACGCCAGCGACTCCGGCGAGCGCGGTCAGAAACGTGCGTCGCGTTCGCGTCTCGGTAGTTCGGTCGTCCGTCACTCGTAGTTCCCCCTAGTCGGGCCACGCCGCCGCTTCGAATAAACCGAGTCCATCGTTCGCTCCGGCCCCAATCGTTCGCGCTCGGAAACCCGCGATTGGAACCGCGAAGGCCCGATTACTCGCAACCGACGGACCTTTCCTCGCTCGTCTCCGACCCTCTCCATGGTCGCGCTCCGGCGGGTCGTCGCCCTCATCGGATTCCTCTCTGTTTCCGGGGTCGCCAGCGCACACGACGTGACGACGAAGTTCGAAGCACCGATTCCGCTCTCGCTGTTGTTCGCCGGTGCCGGTTCGACAGTCGCGCTTACGGCACTGTATCTGGTCGTTTCCGACCACTCCGAAGCGTCACGTTCGTCGTCGCACCGATTCGTCGTCCCGCAATCGGTCGCCGAAGGCGGTAGGGTCGTCGCCAGCGTGGGCTTCCTGCTCGCGTTTGCGTGGTCGCTGTTCGCAGGTGCGACCGGGACGACGGCGGCAGCCGAGAATCCTGCGACGGTGTTCGTCTGGGCGCTCTGGTTGAAAGGGGTCGCAGTACTGGCCGTCCTCGTCGGCGACCCGTGGCCGACGCTCTCGCCATGGCGAACCGTCTACGAAGGCCTCGTCAGACTCGAAGGCGACGAACTCGCGCTGACCGAATATCCAGACTGGTTCGGGGAGTGGCCCGCTTTGGTCGGCTTTCTCGCGGTCGTCGGCGTTCTCGAAAACCTCACTGTCGTGCCGAACTCGCCGTCCGCGACGGCTGGTCTGCTCGCGGCGTACGCCGTCGTGATGGTCCTCGGCGCAGTCGTCTTCGGCCGCGAGTGGCTTCGCCGCGCCGACTTCTTCGCCGTGCTGTATCGACTGTTCGGCCGGGTCGCCCCCGTGGAGCGACGGGACGTTTCGGGCGGCCTCGCCATCTCTCTGCGTTCGCCGTGGCGGGCATGCAGAACCCCGGTCGAGAGCTTCGCATTGGCTTCGTTCGTCGTGGCGGCCGTCTACACAGTCAGCTTCGACGGCTTCGCCAACGCGCCGGAGTACCAGACGCTCCTGTTCGCGGTGCGGGACGCGACCGGTGTCGGCCCCGTGGTTTCCGCAGTTCTCTACGTGCTGGGCTTCTTGGGATTCCTCGCAGCGTTCCTCGGTGTGGTCGCGCTCACTCGGCGGTTCGGAACCAGTGAACGTTTCGAGTCGGCGGCGCTCGCACTTGCGCCCACTATCCTGCCGATTGCCGTCGCCTACGAACTCGCGCACAACGCCGCGTTCGTGCTGACGCGACTCGGCGACTTCCTCGCCATCCTCGGCGGCCCGGACGTCGCGCTATTGGCGTGGCTCTCGCTCCCTGTATTTTGGACTACGCAGGTGCTGTTGGTCGTCGCTGGCCACGTCGTCGCCGTCGTCGCCGCCCACAGCGTCGTCCGCAAGCGAGTCGCGGGGAGCGCTGGTTCGCGGTCTGTTAAGGTCGGTTACGCTCACGCGCCGCTTACCGTTTTGATGGTCGGCTACACCGTGCTGTCGCTCTGGATAATCTCGCGGCCGTGGTAGCGTGAGGTGTCGAGGGACAGATTCGAGCGGCCGGGATGATTGAGTCTTTATTCTCTCGTTGCATAGCGGAGCGCATGGAACCGGAGGACGACCAGCAGTACTCGAAGGATGGCCAGCAGTACTCGGAGGAGAGCCAGCAGTACTGGGCGAACCGCTCGGAGGAATTCTCGCCCGCCTACTACGCAGACATCGGACAGAACGAAGTCAGCGAAACGCTGGCCAGCGTCTTCGACCACTACGTGCAGGCAGACGCCGAGATTCTGGAAATCGGCTGTAGCTCCGGTCGTCACCTCGCGAACCTCTTGGACGACGGCTACGAGAATCTCACGGGCATCGACATCAACGACGACTCCTTCGAGGTGATGGCCGACCACTACCCGCGACTGGCCGAGACCGGAACGTTCCACACCGGCGCAATCGAGGACCTCCTCCCCGAATTTGACGACGACTCGTTCGACGTGGTCTACTCCGTGGAGACGCTCCAGCACATCCCGCCGGAGAACGAGGCGGTGTTCGAGGAAGTCGCCCGCGTCAGTTCGGACTTGGTAATCACCGCGGAGAACGAGGGCAACAGCCCCACTCGCGGTCGTAAGGGCAAAGAAGTGAGTCTGGTTCACGACGACTTCCCACTCTACCACCGCAACTGGAAAGACGTCTTCTCCAAGATTGGGCTCGCACAACTCCTCAAGGAACCGGGCAAACGCGACACGGTCCGAGTGTTTCGGGTTCTCTGAGTGGTTCGACTGTGCCCGGACTTTGACCAGAATTTTACTCCGACTGATACTCGTCCGTAACGTCCTCTAAGTTCACGACGCCCTCAGGCACCCGATAGGCGGTGACGACTTCGCGCTCTGCCTCGGCGGAGTTCTCGGTCTTGTCCACCGCGTAGCCGACGTACGTACACTCCTCGCGAGTGAACTCCACGACCGAGTACCCCCAATTGTGGCTGTCGAAGAACTCGATGTGTGGATTCATCCCCGTAATCAGTTTCGTGAGGATGGGTTCCGTGATTTTACCTCGCCAGCCACGCGTCAGATGAAGCGCCTCCGCGACGTTCAGCGAGGTGATGGCGGGCGTCATGAACTCCACGCCGATGCGGTCGCCTTGGGCGACGCCCTCGCCGCCAGTCACGCGCCCCGGATAGGAGGTCTGCTGGTAAGCTGCGATGTAACAGTGCATGTCGCCCGTGAGCGTGACGAAGTTCTCCACGTTGGCCGCACCGATGGCCTCCGTGATTTGCTGGCGTTCGCGCGTGTAGCCGTCCCAGCCACCCTGCACGGGGTAGACGGACAGCGGGCCGGACCCGAGTCGGAACGGCACTGTCAACACTTCGTCGGCCCAGACCGTCCACGTCGTGTCGGAACTGGTAATAGTATCGACCAACCAATCGCGTTGCTCTTCGCCGAGCATCGTGCGTCCCGGCGGTTCGTACTGCGGGCCGACGTTGTCAGGGGTCGGAATCGCCTCTCGCGGTGGGTCGCGAAACAGTCGCTCGTCGGTCAGTGCGATGGAGACGAGGTCGCCGAACTCGAACTCGCGCCAGAGTTTGAAACGTTCTTGCAACACGTCGCCGCTCGGGTCGTACTCGACGCGCGCTGGCATGAACTCCCACCACGCGTGCATCCCTTCGGCGACCAACTCGGTCATGAACTCGGGGTCCTCGCTCTTCGGATGGTCGCCCGAGGGGGCGTCCGTGTGGCGGTCCCAGTACACGTCGTTGACGAGTTCGTGGTCGTCCCACCCCGCGATGAGCGTGTGTGATTCGAGCGCTTCTTGGAGAAATTCGTCCTCGCGGTAGGTCCGATGGAGATACCGATAGTCTTCGAGGGTGTGGACTCGCTCGTGACCACTCGGCAGTGAGAGGTCCCGGTCCACGTAGTCGTACGACCCGATGCCTTTGAAGTCACCGTTGGCGGACTCGTAGACGAAGTCGCCGACGTGGACGAGGAAGTCTACGTCTTCCTCGGCGATGTAGTGGTACGCGGGGTAGTAGCCGTTGAGGTAGTTCTGACACGCGAGAACGGCGAACCGCATCGATTCGGGGGAGTCGTCCAGTCGGGGAAGCGTGTGGCATCGACCGACGCGGGAGGCGACGCCGTCGTAGACGAACCGGTAGTAGTACGTCGAGTTCGGGTCGAGACTACCATCGAGGTCCACCTTCACCGTGTAGTCGTGTGCCCGAATTCGCTCACTGTCGGTCACGATGCCGTCGTAGACAACGTCTTCGAGAGCTTCGTCGGTGGCAACCTGTACGCCGAGTGGTTCTTCGGGGTCGAACACGTCGGGCGCGATTCGCGTCCAGACGATGGCACCTGACGGTGTCGGCCCGCCGCTGGCCACCGATTGCGGGAACGCCTCGCTCGGGTCCACATCGGGGTCGAACGCGAACACGTCCTTGTCGTCCTCTTCGCTCGCGCTCATCGCGAACGCGAGGTTGTGGGAGTCCAGTTCCGACAGTAACTCTGAGTGATTCCCGGATGGCTCGTCCAAGCCGTTCAGCGCATCGTCCCCGGACATGTCCGGGTCTTTCACGTTGGGGTGCCATCCCAGTTTCGATGCGAGGACGTCGCCGCGTCTGCTGTTCGTCCGAGACAGGAGTAGCAACTACTTCTGGTTCGAGTCAGCTAATTTCTTGGCTTTCGCGAGTCGCGTCGCTAACTTCTCGGCTTTCGAGCCGTTGGCGTGGTTCTGTCGTTCGTAGCGTTCCAACACGGCAACCTCGTCCCGATAGCGCTCCTCCTTGCGGTAGAGTATCGCCGCTTGTTCGTAGTACCACGGCGCGACGCCGCCTGCTTCCGCTTCCGTTTGGTCCATGCACCAGTCGAGGAGTGCCAACGCTTCCTCGTGCTTTCTCTCGCGCTTGAGTTGCTTCACCGTCTCTGAGGCGTCTGTGTAGTGGTCGAAGTCGTAGTTCGTGGTGTTCGCTCCGGAACGGAGACGTGACGTGAGTCGCCCGAGTAGGCCCATGTCGTACTGTCAGTTGCAAATAACAATAATCGTTCTGGGGGGGACTCGTCCAGTCGTCTCCGAAAAAATACGGAGACGGTTCGAACGTTGCGCTTGGACGTTCGCGCGACTTCGCTACATTCCCTCGGCGACTTCGTCGAACTCGCGGTCGGTATCGACCGGTTCGCTGAACACGAGTTCGTAGCCGTCGGGGTCGGTGATTGCGACTTCGCAGGTGTTCCACGCCGTCTCGACCGGGCCGCAAGTAATCGTCGCCTCGCGCGCTTCGGCGCGCTCGGCGACGTCCGCGACTGTCTCGTCTTCGACGTTGAAGTACAGTGAGAGGCCGCGGCCAAGGGGCGCGGCATCAGTCGGGGTTCCGTCTGTGTCGTCCTCGGAGTCGCCGTCCTCCGGAACGAGCATCACGTCGGCGTACTTCCTGTAGCGGAGGTGGACCATGCCAGGCATCGCCATCACCTCGTCGAAGGCGAGTACGTGCTGGTACCACGACGAAGCGGCGTCGAGGTCGGTGACGGTCAACTGTACGAACATCGGCATCGGATAGATTTCCATGGTTCTGTGGGTGTCAGTGGGTCAATCGTAGGTGGAAGCTGTCGCTACGCCGGACACAGCAGTCGCTGGTACTTCGACGTAGCAGACAGCACGGCACAGCAATCGCTCGAACCACGAGGAGTGACGTGCCCCGCGCAGTGCGAGCGCAGAGAAGTGACGGCGTTACAGCATGGTCTTGTTCGACGGTACTCACACTGCGCTCAAGAACCTACCGAGGGTGTGGACTTCCTTCTCAGGGGTCCAACCGGTAGAACCGGAAGAAGAAGTTCTCGATGGGAAGGACCTCGACACTCGAAAAGCCTGCTTCGTCGGCGTACTCGCGGACGGTGTCGGCCCGCATCACGGTGCCCGTCGCCGCCGATGGCTGGTCGGCCATCCCGACCGGCAGGCAGTGGAGTACGCTGAACCCGTAGAGAAGTCCCTCGATTTCGGTCCGTTCGGCGAAACTGTCGCCCGCGCGCTCGTCCACGACGAGGACGGTTCCGTCGTCGCCAACGAGTCGCCGCATCGTGGCGAGAACGCCAACCGGGTCGGACATGTCGTGCAGACACTCGAACGCCAGTACGAGGTCGTAATCGCCTTCGATTTCCGGGTCGGCGGCGTCCCGGTGGTGAATCGTCACGCGGTCGCCGAGACCCGCGGCTTCGACGTTCTCGCGTGCGGCCTCGACCGACTCTGCGTCCAGGTCGTAGCCGTCTACGTTGGCGTCCGGATAGCTCTCGGCGATGCCGATGCAGGAGTAACCGAAGCCACAGCCAACGTCGGCGACGCGCGCGCCTGTCGTTCTGAGGCGGTCGTCTACGTCCGAGAGCGTCGGCACCCACTCGGTTCCCAACTGCTGGAGGAACGCCGCGCGGTTCATCCGCGCCTGCCCTTCGTGGAGGTCTGGACTGTAGTCTTCGAACGGTACGCCATCGCCAGTTCGGAAGGCGTCCACGACGGCGTGGACCGGCAGGACACTCCCGACCGCGACCTGCAACAGGCCCGCGATGTAGTCCAGACTCTCCTCGTCTGTCAACGACTCGGCGTGCGCGTTCGGGAGTGTGTAGCGTCGCTTGGCGGGGCCTGCGGTGGGGTCGTCTACGTCGAGGACACCGGCGACGACCTGTCCTTCCAGCCATTCGCGGGCGTATCGTTCGTCGGTGTCGGTTCGCTCGGCGAGTTCTGATGGGGTGAGCGCAACCGTTTCTGGTTCTGTCGCTCGCCCGACTTCTGCCAGCGCATCGTAGTAGCCCAACTGGTCGCCCAGATACGTCGTGAAGACGGTGAAGGTTCCTTCGACGGCGTCGAGTAGCTGTTCCGCGAACTGTTCTTTCTGTGCGTCGGTGGCTTGCTGTGCCATGGATAGTTCGTGGCCGGGAACGTCGTTGGCCTCACCGGTCGGAACAGCGTTCGCGCCGCGAAACGCGTTTCACGTCGTGAGACACGTCGATTTTCGTGAGTTAGGGTTAACCGCGTGGTGGTCGTTACGGATGACATGACACGCGAGTCCGAACGCGAGTCGGAATCTGACCGCAGGGGAAAGTCTCACTCCAAGTCAGATTCTCCCTCGTCGGCGTCCGGAACGACCGTCTACGACGAACTCGTTCGGACTGCGCACGAACTCCGCCCAGACGAGGACGTCCCACTCGACCACGACCGTGACCGACTCGACACGAGTTACCTGCTCGAAGTGGTTCGGCACGGCCCGGTCCTCGAAGCACTGCTGGGCGAACCGCTCGACAGGCGCGAAATTGAGGACCGACTCGGCGTCTCGCGGGCGACCAGCCACCGTCTCACCCGCTGGCTCGACGACCACGAACTGGTCGAGAAGCGAGAGTCTCGACTCCACCTCACGGGCAAGGGTCAGACGCTGGCCGAGAGCGTTCTCCGATTCGAACAGACCGTCGCCACAGCAGACCGCCTCGCGCCGTTGCTCGACCTCATCTGCGACGACCATCAGGACCTCGTGGTCGAACCGTTCGCAGACGCCACCGTCACGGTCGCCTCGCCCGACGACCCGTATCGACCGATTCGGCGGTTCCGGTCGCTAGTCGAGGAGTCGGAGACGTTTCGCGGGTTCAACACCACCCACGTTGTGCCGCTGACGATGGGGGAGTTCTTCG includes these proteins:
- a CDS encoding ABC transporter ATP-binding protein gives rise to the protein MGEKGSRFTDDPMWRLYSEFGGPNAGYGAVGVVGTVISRLLGLFPAFVVGLTIDAVFLGNRVYQLPGVPTAWIPTDTLGQLAFSIGVLVGATALGALASWVQNWGWNSFAQHVQHALRVSAYERLQSLDMPFFEDHRTGELLSVLSNDVNQLESFLNDGVSSALRILVVVAGIGAIMFALNPLLALVALVPIPVLAIFTARFTKIIQPKYARMRASVGTLNTRLENNLGGMETILTESAERFETERVTDASREYYDANWDAIRTRITFFPALAIISGLGFALTFAVGGYWVLVGPPPFFSGSLTAGEFVTFVIYTQQFIWPIAQFGQIINGYQRARASSSRVYELLNANPDLPEKPDAEALRVTEGAVEFDHVTFRYAREGNGDEDTDDQPPTLTDIDLDVPGGATVGVVGPTGAGKSTLLKLLVRLYDPDDGAIRIDGTDVRDVTQRSLRRAVGYVSQEPFLFDGTVRENIAYGTFDASNDEIETAARAAAAHEFVQNLPAGYDTEVGERGVKLSGGQKQRVAIARAVLKDPEILVFDEATSHVDAETEALVQRSLTALAADRTTFVIAHRLSTVRDADAIVVLDDGKIVEQGTHEELLELDGLYANLWRVHVGDVGDLPEEFLRRVAERGSKIEFDGSETGEDGEFEFAP
- a CDS encoding MBL fold metallo-hydrolase, whose protein sequence is MAVRRKDGIHVDLGAGRTVVADASSAVGDVNVVSHAHADHTFRRTPETVVCSAETAAIVEVRTGAAVPKFSEGTDEITLLPSGHVVGSRAALVETTCSSDSEVSKSPHVRESGGRGRPTRVLYTGDFSVRDRCYLEGFEPVDADVLVMETTYGNPAYRFPPEAELQNQIRDWLRDHDDRPLFLFGYSLGRAQKLQWLAREATNRPLVVYDSIRRVNDAIESATDLDFPAETYSEADGLAGDEIVVLPSHFARREWVEKLVTRHDGLKVGFSGWAVEESFRYRGGYDETFPLTDHCDYDELISVVEAVDPDVVYTHHGFDTEFADTLQTEFDRDARAFLGDQTRLDDF
- a CDS encoding class I SAM-dependent methyltransferase; the encoded protein is MEPEDDQQYSKDGQQYSEESQQYWANRSEEFSPAYYADIGQNEVSETLASVFDHYVQADAEILEIGCSSGRHLANLLDDGYENLTGIDINDDSFEVMADHYPRLAETGTFHTGAIEDLLPEFDDDSFDVVYSVETLQHIPPENEAVFEEVARVSSDLVITAENEGNSPTRGRKGKEVSLVHDDFPLYHRNWKDVFSKIGLAQLLKEPGKRDTVRVFRVL
- a CDS encoding alkaline phosphatase D family protein codes for the protein MSGDDALNGLDEPSGNHSELLSELDSHNLAFAMSASEEDDKDVFAFDPDVDPSEAFPQSVASGGPTPSGAIVWTRIAPDVFDPEEPLGVQVATDEALEDVVYDGIVTDSERIRAHDYTVKVDLDGSLDPNSTYYYRFVYDGVASRVGRCHTLPRLDDSPESMRFAVLACQNYLNGYYPAYHYIAEEDVDFLVHVGDFVYESANGDFKGIGSYDYVDRDLSLPSGHERVHTLEDYRYLHRTYREDEFLQEALESHTLIAGWDDHELVNDVYWDRHTDAPSGDHPKSEDPEFMTELVAEGMHAWWEFMPARVEYDPSGDVLQERFKLWREFEFGDLVSIALTDERLFRDPPREAIPTPDNVGPQYEPPGRTMLGEEQRDWLVDTITSSDTTWTVWADEVLTVPFRLGSGPLSVYPVQGGWDGYTRERQQITEAIGAANVENFVTLTGDMHCYIAAYQQTSYPGRVTGGEGVAQGDRIGVEFMTPAITSLNVAEALHLTRGWRGKITEPILTKLITGMNPHIEFFDSHNWGYSVVEFTREECTYVGYAVDKTENSAEAEREVVTAYRVPEGVVNLEDVTDEYQSE
- a CDS encoding VOC family protein encodes the protein MEIYPMPMFVQLTVTDLDAASSWYQHVLAFDEVMAMPGMVHLRYRKYADVMLVPEDGDSEDDTDGTPTDAAPLGRGLSLYFNVEDETVADVAERAEAREATITCGPVETAWNTCEVAITDPDGYELVFSEPVDTDREFDEVAEGM
- a CDS encoding SAM-dependent methyltransferase; this translates as MAQQATDAQKEQFAEQLLDAVEGTFTVFTTYLGDQLGYYDALAEVGRATEPETVALTPSELAERTDTDERYAREWLEGQVVAGVLDVDDPTAGPAKRRYTLPNAHAESLTDEESLDYIAGLLQVAVGSVLPVHAVVDAFRTGDGVPFEDYSPDLHEGQARMNRAAFLQQLGTEWVPTLSDVDDRLRTTGARVADVGCGFGYSCIGIAESYPDANVDGYDLDAESVEAARENVEAAGLGDRVTIHHRDAADPEIEGDYDLVLAFECLHDMSDPVGVLATMRRLVGDDGTVLVVDERAGDSFAERTEIEGLLYGFSVLHCLPVGMADQPSAATGTVMRADTVREYADEAGFSSVEVLPIENFFFRFYRLDP
- a CDS encoding helix-turn-helix transcriptional regulator, coding for MTRESERESESDRRGKSHSKSDSPSSASGTTVYDELVRTAHELRPDEDVPLDHDRDRLDTSYLLEVVRHGPVLEALLGEPLDRREIEDRLGVSRATSHRLTRWLDDHELVEKRESRLHLTGKGQTLAESVLRFEQTVATADRLAPLLDLICDDHQDLVVEPFADATVTVASPDDPYRPIRRFRSLVEESETFRGFNTTHVVPLTMGEFFEALFESTETEVIYRPAVVETLFESFPERARTAVERGQFRVRTREALPYCLVLFDDCVGIGGYDETTGAMEVFVDTDAAYAREWAERTYETYRAHSDPLDAEGV